A DNA window from Fodinibius sp. Rm-B-1B1-1 contains the following coding sequences:
- a CDS encoding zinc-dependent alcohol dehydrogenase family protein produces the protein MKAMILEEPKEALISKEIPTPTPDDNQLLINIEACGVCRTDLHIVDNELTAPNLPLVPGHQIVGTVQQIGKSVSGFSIGDKVGIPWLGKTCGYCEFCQNDQENLCDNADFTGYTIDGGFAEYTVADSRFCFSIPETYPASQAAPLLCAGLIGYRALRKASDAQRLGLYGFGSAAHILTQVALHQGREVYAFTRPGDTKGQQFAKDLGATWAGGSKTLPPKKLDAAIIFAPVGPLVPQALKAIKKGKKVICAGIHMSDIPSFPYSNLWEERSIESVANLTRQDGFEFMELAPKIPITSQVTTYPLDKANKALNDLRAGNFEGSAVLRIDK, from the coding sequence ATGAAAGCCATGATATTGGAAGAGCCAAAAGAGGCTCTTATTTCCAAAGAAATCCCAACGCCAACACCTGATGATAACCAGCTATTAATTAATATTGAAGCCTGTGGCGTTTGTCGAACTGATCTACATATTGTCGATAATGAACTTACTGCCCCCAACCTACCGTTAGTGCCCGGCCATCAAATTGTAGGTACGGTACAGCAAATAGGAAAAAGTGTTTCGGGATTTAGTATCGGAGATAAAGTTGGAATTCCGTGGCTGGGAAAAACCTGCGGATATTGTGAATTTTGCCAAAATGACCAGGAAAACCTCTGCGATAATGCTGATTTTACAGGCTATACTATTGACGGCGGCTTTGCTGAATATACGGTAGCAGATTCCAGATTCTGTTTTTCCATCCCCGAAACATACCCGGCCAGCCAAGCTGCCCCTTTGCTTTGTGCCGGACTTATTGGCTACCGTGCACTCCGCAAAGCCAGCGATGCACAACGGTTGGGACTTTATGGATTTGGCTCTGCAGCCCATATTCTAACACAAGTCGCTTTACATCAGGGCCGAGAAGTCTATGCTTTTACTCGTCCGGGCGACACCAAAGGCCAACAATTTGCCAAAGATTTAGGTGCAACATGGGCGGGTGGTTCTAAAACGCTCCCACCAAAAAAATTAGACGCGGCCATCATTTTTGCCCCCGTCGGCCCACTTGTACCCCAAGCATTAAAGGCCATAAAAAAAGGTAAAAAAGTAATCTGCGCGGGCATCCACATGAGTGATATTCCAAGCTTCCCGTACAGCAATCTCTGGGAAGAACGCTCTATTGAATCCGTTGCCAACCTTACCCGGCAAGATGGCTTCGAGTTTATGGAGCTGGCTCCAAAAATTCCAATAACATCGCAAGTAACCACCTATCCGCTTGACAAAGCCAATAAAGC
- a CDS encoding cobalamin-binding protein — translation MRIVSLLPSTTEIVAALGKADQLVGCSHECNYPQEITELPACTEPKFQPDGSSYQIDQRVKALLQEGLSVYRVDEEKLKSLKPDIILTQDHCEVCAASLDDVENAVRQTLGDHVTVVSVSPTDLGSVVQSIRTIADAIDAEKEAEQLMAKMKSRLQEIQNQTIDLTPPDVLSIEWMAPLMTAGNWIPELVQIAGGISVAAETGAHSPEIPWRKVQQLNPDIITIIPCGYSIEQTLSEISTLTSLEGWDQLRAIKNKQVYIADGDHYFNRPGPRLVNSARILAEIIHPSLFRKENHPEWINLATYQFQQTISSLG, via the coding sequence ATGCGCATCGTTTCTCTTTTACCGAGTACCACCGAAATTGTAGCCGCGCTGGGTAAAGCGGATCAACTTGTGGGGTGCTCTCACGAGTGTAATTATCCGCAAGAAATAACGGAACTGCCTGCCTGTACCGAACCCAAGTTTCAGCCAGATGGCAGCAGCTACCAGATCGATCAACGGGTGAAAGCACTATTGCAGGAAGGGCTCTCGGTGTATCGTGTGGATGAGGAAAAGTTAAAATCCCTGAAGCCAGATATCATCCTAACACAAGATCACTGCGAAGTTTGTGCAGCTTCTCTGGATGATGTAGAGAACGCTGTTCGACAAACGTTAGGTGATCATGTAACAGTGGTTTCCGTCTCTCCTACCGACCTCGGTTCCGTGGTTCAATCTATCCGAACTATTGCTGATGCTATTGATGCCGAAAAGGAAGCTGAGCAGTTGATGGCAAAGATGAAATCTCGACTACAGGAAATACAGAACCAAACCATCGACTTAACTCCGCCTGACGTACTCTCTATCGAGTGGATGGCCCCGCTGATGACAGCTGGCAACTGGATCCCCGAACTGGTGCAAATTGCAGGTGGTATTTCCGTAGCCGCTGAGACGGGAGCCCATTCTCCAGAGATACCTTGGAGAAAAGTTCAGCAACTCAATCCCGATATCATCACGATTATCCCCTGCGGATATTCTATTGAACAAACACTTTCCGAAATTTCAACGCTTACTTCTCTTGAGGGATGGGATCAACTTCGCGCCATCAAAAACAAGCAGGTTTATATTGCTGACGGTGATCACTACTTCAACCGACCGGGTCCGCGGCTGGTCAATTCCGCTCGTATCCTGGCAGAAATAATTCATCCATCGCTATTCCGCAAAGAAAACCATCCCGAGTGGATCAACCTGGCTACTTATCAATTCCAACAAACCATTAGCTCATTAGGATGA
- a CDS encoding DoxX family protein, translated as MTPNYKKSNYHNIGLLIIRIGLGIMFILHGYPKMFGGPETWVEVGSATQYLGINFAPMFFGFMAGVTEFFGGIFLLLGLFFTPSVSFLLIVMLVATIKHLGAGDGFASYSHSIEMAIIFVALLLLGPGKYSLDKKLQKRNRRRY; from the coding sequence ATGACCCCAAATTATAAGAAGAGTAATTATCACAATATTGGATTATTAATTATTCGTATCGGCCTTGGTATTATGTTTATCCTGCATGGATATCCTAAGATGTTTGGCGGTCCGGAGACCTGGGTGGAAGTTGGTTCAGCCACGCAGTATTTGGGAATAAATTTCGCCCCCATGTTTTTTGGTTTCATGGCGGGGGTCACCGAGTTTTTCGGAGGAATCTTTTTATTACTTGGGCTTTTCTTTACTCCCAGCGTAAGTTTTTTATTGATTGTCATGTTAGTGGCTACCATCAAACACCTTGGAGCTGGAGACGGATTTGCAAGCTATTCACACAGTATTGAGATGGCCATTATATTTGTCGCACTCTTACTTTTGGGACCAGGTAAATACAGCTTAGATAAGAAATTACAAAAACGAAATCGACGGCGATATTGA
- a CDS encoding NUDIX domain-containing protein: MSNLSAGILLFNRKPSLELLLAHPGGPYWWDKDEGAWSIPKGEVEEQENLLDAAKREFKEELGFIPEGPFINLGSVTQKSGKTVYCWGVEYQIPDDFIFAPNEFEIEWPPNSGKTEFFPEIDRIEYFGPFEARKKINPAQQAFINRLIDHCSHN; encoded by the coding sequence GTGTCAAACCTTAGTGCGGGCATTTTACTTTTTAATCGGAAACCCAGCTTAGAATTGCTGTTAGCTCACCCGGGGGGACCCTATTGGTGGGATAAGGATGAAGGGGCATGGTCGATTCCCAAGGGTGAAGTTGAAGAACAAGAAAACCTGCTGGATGCTGCCAAAAGAGAATTTAAAGAAGAACTGGGATTTATTCCCGAGGGCCCATTCATTAATCTTGGATCTGTCACACAGAAAAGCGGAAAAACAGTGTATTGCTGGGGCGTGGAATACCAAATTCCAGATGATTTTATTTTTGCTCCTAACGAGTTCGAGATTGAATGGCCACCCAACTCGGGCAAAACAGAATTCTTTCCTGAAATCGATCGCATCGAATACTTCGGCCCTTTCGAAGCACGCAAGAAAATAAATCCTGCCCAACAAGCATTTATCAATCGACTTATTGACCATTGCAGCCATAATTAA
- a CDS encoding fasciclin domain-containing protein produces MKALKIVLLLVISLAVLALTSNINPEKTISEKVAEKEDLSTLLTALEAADLVEVLKGEGPYTVFAPTNKAFENLPEGKLDNLLKAENKEELIKILKYHVVADKIHASDIGAETMVETLEGTQLKLTAQSTSGEYMGEEAEAMNRVMVNNAAVTETDIMASNGIIHVIDSIVMPADMEVMGAANNN; encoded by the coding sequence ATGAAAGCTTTAAAAATTGTACTGTTATTGGTGATATCTCTGGCTGTATTAGCATTGACCTCCAATATAAATCCCGAAAAAACAATATCAGAAAAAGTGGCCGAGAAGGAAGACCTATCAACTTTGTTAACTGCTTTGGAAGCGGCTGATTTAGTTGAGGTATTAAAAGGAGAAGGGCCTTATACGGTATTTGCGCCTACAAATAAAGCATTTGAAAATTTACCTGAAGGTAAGCTTGATAATCTGTTGAAAGCCGAGAATAAGGAAGAGCTTATTAAAATCCTCAAATATCATGTTGTTGCTGACAAAATTCACGCAAGTGATATTGGAGCAGAAACAATGGTTGAAACCTTAGAGGGTACTCAGTTGAAACTCACGGCTCAGAGCACATCAGGTGAATACATGGGTGAAGAAGCCGAAGCAATGAACAGAGTTATGGTTAATAATGCAGCTGTAACTGAAACCGATATTATGGCATCAAATGGTATAATTCATGTTATAGATAGTATTGTTATGCCTGCCGATATGGAAGTAATGGGAGCAGCTAATAATAATTAA
- a CDS encoding SDR family NAD(P)-dependent oxidoreductase: protein MKKKVAIIGATSGIGRALAIELHTRGYTVGATGRRIERLQELQQQLNTRIHTQFMDVAELDDAIDQLNQLKKDMGGLDIIVLNAGVSNYQKESVSRQADLHVIDINIRGFANLASYSFDMFEEQGQGHMVGISSIASLFGWGLNVPYNASKAFVNTYLQGYRQKANHSDADISISTILPGFIESEMTKEKKGMFWVADTQKGARQIADAIEQKKNVSYITKRWRLVAWLIKLIPNWVWNRM, encoded by the coding sequence ATGAAGAAAAAAGTTGCCATCATTGGAGCCACTTCGGGTATTGGCCGGGCGCTGGCGATAGAGCTGCACACCCGGGGATATACAGTTGGAGCAACCGGACGTCGAATAGAACGACTGCAAGAGCTGCAACAACAACTCAATACCCGAATACATACGCAATTTATGGATGTGGCAGAACTGGATGATGCTATTGATCAACTCAATCAGCTTAAAAAAGATATGGGGGGACTTGATATTATTGTACTCAATGCGGGAGTTTCAAACTATCAAAAAGAATCGGTAAGCCGTCAGGCTGATCTACATGTGATCGATATTAACATCCGCGGCTTTGCCAACTTAGCCAGCTATAGCTTCGACATGTTTGAGGAACAGGGACAGGGTCATATGGTAGGTATCTCATCTATTGCTTCCCTATTTGGCTGGGGATTGAATGTGCCCTATAATGCATCCAAGGCATTTGTAAATACTTACCTGCAAGGCTATCGGCAAAAAGCCAACCACTCTGATGCTGATATTTCGATTTCCACTATTTTACCTGGTTTTATAGAGTCTGAGATGACCAAAGAGAAAAAGGGGATGTTCTGGGTTGCAGATACCCAAAAAGGGGCCCGCCAAATTGCTGATGCCATAGAACAAAAAAAGAATGTATCCTATATCACGAAGCGTTGGCGGTTGGTGGCCTGGCTAATCAAACTAATCCCCAACTGGGTCTGGAACCGAATGTAA
- a CDS encoding DJ-1/PfpI family protein, which translates to MAGKKLLMLVGDFGEDYEIMVPFQALQMVGHTVHAVCPGKKKGDSVKTAIHDFEGDQTYTEKPGHNFALNATFDKIEPADYDGLVVAGGRAPEYLRREDGVLDMVSHFFDENKPVAAICHGLQILSAADVINGRTLTAYPACGPEMEAAGAHYKDVEPTEVVKDGNLVTSPAWPGHPKWLSAFLDVLGTEVTHRKKETA; encoded by the coding sequence ATGGCTGGTAAAAAACTATTGATGCTTGTAGGAGATTTTGGTGAGGATTACGAAATTATGGTGCCTTTTCAGGCCCTTCAGATGGTAGGTCATACCGTACACGCGGTTTGTCCAGGCAAAAAGAAAGGGGATTCTGTAAAAACCGCTATACATGATTTTGAAGGCGATCAAACATATACCGAAAAGCCAGGTCACAATTTTGCACTCAATGCCACTTTCGACAAAATTGAGCCGGCCGACTACGACGGACTCGTTGTAGCTGGCGGACGTGCCCCGGAATATCTACGCCGCGAAGATGGTGTATTAGATATGGTTAGTCACTTTTTTGACGAGAATAAACCAGTAGCTGCTATCTGCCATGGACTTCAAATACTTTCTGCAGCTGATGTTATTAACGGCAGAACATTAACTGCCTACCCTGCATGCGGTCCAGAAATGGAAGCTGCCGGGGCTCATTATAAAGATGTGGAACCAACCGAAGTTGTTAAGGATGGTAACCTCGTTACATCACCGGCATGGCCTGGACATCCCAAATGGTTAAGTGCGTTCTTAGATGTACTTGGCACCGAAGTTACGCATCGCAAAAAAGAAACGGCTTAA